From Alteribacter lacisalsi, a single genomic window includes:
- a CDS encoding VOC family protein produces MIKGLYEAHLPVRNLEKSLAFYKGLGLEFSHSVEGRLAFLWIEEGKSWLGLWECGQARLDYHPSIRHVAFEVTLEDLKKAVSWLVERGHEPREAFGFEPVEPFVMANPVCTHAKIHFNDPDGNSLELITSIPNPRKREGMMYLSDWEQANRDVQ; encoded by the coding sequence ATGATTAAAGGACTGTATGAAGCTCATCTGCCGGTGAGAAACCTTGAAAAGTCACTGGCATTTTACAAGGGACTCGGACTCGAATTCAGCCACTCTGTAGAGGGAAGGCTGGCCTTTTTATGGATTGAGGAAGGGAAAAGCTGGCTCGGACTGTGGGAATGCGGGCAGGCTCGGCTCGACTATCATCCGTCCATCCGGCACGTTGCCTTTGAAGTGACGCTCGAGGATTTAAAGAAAGCGGTGAGCTGGTTGGTGGAACGGGGGCACGAACCTCGGGAAGCATTCGGTTTTGAGCCGGTGGAACCGTTCGTCATGGCCAACCCGGTATGTACTCACGCCAAGATTCACTTTAACGACCCGGACGGCAACAGTCTGGAGCTGATCACCAGCATTCCCAACCCGCGAAAGCGCGAGGGCATGATGTATCTGAGCGATTGGGAGCAGGCAAATCGCGATGTACAGTAA
- a CDS encoding MarR family winged helix-turn-helix transcriptional regulator, producing MLSFKDYISIKVHKADLVMTSLIKARLAPFNLAPEQNLIMMLLWEQNGLSQHKLVEALDKDKTNIARMASNLEKKGFVRRIHCTEDRRSVKVFLTEEGRKLGEQVIPVAEQFNAAVTEGITDEELAEMERLLLKMKANAEAQL from the coding sequence ATGCTTTCTTTTAAAGACTATATCAGCATAAAAGTTCATAAGGCGGACCTTGTGATGACGAGCCTGATCAAGGCCAGGCTTGCGCCTTTCAATCTTGCGCCTGAGCAGAATCTGATTATGATGCTGCTGTGGGAACAGAACGGTCTTTCCCAGCACAAACTGGTCGAAGCCCTTGATAAGGATAAGACCAATATTGCCCGTATGGCCTCCAACCTGGAGAAGAAAGGGTTTGTCAGGCGGATTCATTGCACAGAGGACAGGCGTTCTGTTAAGGTTTTTCTTACGGAAGAAGGTCGGAAACTCGGTGAACAGGTTATTCCTGTCGCAGAGCAGTTCAACGCAGCTGTTACAGAGGGAATTACCGACGAGGAACTGGCGGAAATGGAGCGCCTTCTTCTGAAAATGAAAGCCAATGCAGAGGCGCAGCTGTAA
- a CDS encoding MFS transporter — protein sequence MYSKVLKNRNVRFYLAGAGVSRLGDVVAGLAFLFLAYELTGSGLYTTGVAVSQALPYLFFGLIGGVIADRMDKKRLLIAMDVIRVPIVLSLVVIYQVDLLVYPYLIAASFALQTCGCFFNPAYRAVLPLITKEEERTTVNSLYDSVTRGVQVGGPIVSVGLLTLGETIHFFTFDAITYAVSAVLIYRMTWRETGTLGDEKKPGVGRAILDFADWVKKQHQIRTLFLITFVMVFFNTWVWQVGLLLLMMETVGRAEEWYSLLMGWFGAGVIAVNLLIPFVWKRMSLALYLVGSAVWGAGIIVIGLAPALPVYFIGAGIVALGLPVAGLARVYLLQTLVPEDMLGRGFSFNAVLLYTSNVISLGVYGGLSLVVPANMLFLVNGMLMTAVAGGWLFGVWYRGKEAFRNELTENFLK from the coding sequence ATGTACAGTAAGGTGCTGAAAAATCGTAACGTCCGGTTTTATCTGGCCGGTGCAGGGGTTTCCCGGCTTGGGGACGTAGTGGCCGGCCTCGCTTTTCTGTTTCTTGCATACGAACTGACCGGATCCGGTCTCTATACAACTGGCGTTGCGGTTTCACAGGCGCTGCCCTACCTGTTTTTCGGTCTGATTGGGGGCGTGATCGCAGACCGGATGGATAAAAAACGGCTTCTGATTGCGATGGACGTGATCCGGGTTCCGATCGTTCTCTCGCTCGTGGTGATTTATCAGGTGGATCTACTCGTGTACCCGTACCTGATTGCGGCAAGCTTCGCCCTGCAGACGTGCGGCTGCTTTTTTAACCCTGCCTATCGTGCTGTTCTTCCACTGATCACGAAAGAGGAGGAGCGCACGACGGTAAACAGTCTGTATGATTCGGTTACCCGAGGGGTTCAGGTGGGAGGACCAATCGTCAGCGTCGGTCTGCTCACGCTCGGGGAGACCATCCACTTCTTTACTTTTGATGCAATTACATATGCTGTGAGTGCGGTCCTGATCTACCGGATGACCTGGCGGGAAACAGGTACTTTGGGGGATGAAAAGAAACCCGGTGTGGGGAGAGCAATTCTTGATTTTGCCGATTGGGTAAAAAAGCAGCATCAGATAAGAACGCTGTTTCTCATAACGTTTGTGATGGTCTTTTTCAACACGTGGGTGTGGCAGGTCGGTCTTCTGCTTCTCATGATGGAGACGGTTGGGCGGGCTGAGGAATGGTACAGCCTGCTGATGGGCTGGTTCGGGGCAGGAGTAATCGCGGTGAACCTGCTCATTCCATTCGTCTGGAAGCGGATGAGCCTCGCACTGTATCTCGTGGGATCGGCTGTCTGGGGTGCAGGCATTATAGTAATCGGCCTTGCGCCGGCGCTTCCGGTGTATTTTATTGGGGCGGGCATTGTGGCTTTGGGTCTGCCTGTTGCCGGGCTCGCCCGGGTTTACCTGCTGCAGACACTTGTGCCTGAGGATATGCTTGGCCGCGGCTTTAGTTTTAATGCCGTACTGCTGTACACGTCCAACGTGATTTCCCTGGGAGTTTACGGAGGACTCTCTCTTGTGGTCCCGGCCAATATGCTGTTTCTTGTGAACGGCATGCTGATGACGGCTGTGGCAGGAGGATGGTTGTTTGGGGTGTGGTACAGGGGAAAAGAGGCGTTTAGAAATGAATTGACGGAAAATTTTTTAAAATAA
- a CDS encoding NUDIX domain-containing protein, with translation MYTDWGGRVRLSWRTDHDSASQQITSVHGFCFYKERLLVVKLTHRGWDFPGGHVEQDETPETAFRREAAEEGGVKGTCRLLGAVEVDHRENANWESGGPYPEIGYQLFYRMQITEVLPFRAAFESEQRAFVSPAEAARRHHNWLPIYDAILDKALNRK, from the coding sequence ATGTACACAGACTGGGGCGGCAGGGTCAGGCTTTCCTGGAGGACAGACCATGATTCAGCCTCACAACAGATTACGAGTGTGCACGGGTTCTGTTTTTACAAGGAACGGCTGCTGGTCGTAAAACTCACTCATCGCGGTTGGGATTTTCCAGGGGGTCATGTGGAACAGGATGAGACACCTGAGACAGCCTTCAGGCGAGAAGCAGCTGAAGAAGGCGGTGTAAAGGGAACCTGCAGGCTGCTCGGAGCGGTTGAAGTCGACCACCGGGAAAATGCGAACTGGGAGTCCGGGGGACCATACCCGGAAATCGGCTATCAGCTTTTTTACCGGATGCAGATCACGGAAGTGCTGCCTTTTCGGGCGGCATTCGAGTCGGAACAACGGGCTTTTGTAAGTCCGGCCGAAGCTGCTCGGAGACACCATAACTGGCTTCCTATTTACGACGCTATTCTGGATAAAGCTTTGAATAGAAAATAG
- a CDS encoding HAMP domain-containing sensor histidine kinase, producing the protein MIKSSLYGRTVLTFIGTIMVSLIAAYVLTPFLTPQEVVFEEEVVTLAETVTDIISLADEEDITALLAVLENVGINGAVISGEELDYGTNPGLTAEEQEQAAEVAMSGTETMVLPFGITDVSRTVVVPLGEETAVIVHVDYEAEVRQGRRTTLFTLLIVLVTGSTLTLLASRQIVFPIRKLSLAARKMAGGDFSIRLKSRRKDEMGELIDSFNDMAAEVGKIDTMREDFVSNLSHEIQSPLTSIKGFTKAVRDEVIPKEEQTEYLEIVYREADRLSKLSENLLRLASLDSEHHPLEQNTFRLDEQLRRLTVNLEPLWAERNIQINLDLNRMLVTADEELLEHVWINLITNAVKFSSEEGRVDIAGEQKGAEFIILVRDFGEGIPEQDLPYLFDRFYKGTRSPSAQKGGSGLGLAITKRIVDLHGGTIQISSTVNEGTEVEVRLSAPSLTS; encoded by the coding sequence ATGATTAAGAGCAGTCTCTACGGCCGGACAGTTTTGACGTTTATCGGGACGATCATGGTTAGTCTGATTGCCGCTTACGTGCTCACACCCTTTCTGACTCCCCAGGAAGTAGTTTTTGAAGAGGAAGTCGTTACGCTTGCTGAAACGGTCACTGATATCATCAGTTTAGCTGATGAAGAAGACATCACCGCGCTTCTTGCCGTGCTGGAGAACGTCGGCATAAATGGGGCGGTAATCTCTGGTGAAGAGCTTGACTACGGCACTAATCCGGGTCTGACGGCAGAAGAACAGGAACAGGCGGCAGAAGTCGCTATGTCCGGAACGGAAACGATGGTTCTGCCATTCGGAATAACGGATGTTTCCCGGACGGTGGTTGTCCCATTGGGGGAGGAAACAGCCGTTATCGTTCATGTTGATTATGAAGCAGAGGTTCGTCAGGGCCGCCGGACCACACTTTTTACGCTGCTGATTGTTCTAGTAACCGGAAGCACCCTGACACTTCTTGCTTCCAGGCAGATTGTATTTCCAATACGAAAACTCAGTCTGGCAGCCCGGAAAATGGCCGGAGGTGACTTTTCGATCCGCCTGAAGAGCCGGAGGAAAGATGAAATGGGCGAACTGATTGACAGTTTTAACGATATGGCAGCGGAAGTAGGGAAAATAGACACGATGCGGGAGGACTTTGTGAGCAATCTTTCTCACGAAATCCAGTCACCGCTCACATCGATCAAAGGCTTTACGAAAGCGGTACGCGACGAGGTGATCCCTAAAGAAGAGCAGACCGAGTATCTGGAGATTGTGTACCGGGAGGCGGATCGTCTTTCAAAGCTCAGTGAAAATCTGCTCCGTCTGGCTTCGCTTGATTCCGAGCATCATCCTCTTGAACAGAACACATTTCGACTCGATGAACAGCTCAGGCGGCTGACAGTAAATCTGGAACCTCTGTGGGCTGAAAGGAACATTCAAATAAATCTTGACCTGAACCGAATGCTGGTTACTGCGGATGAGGAACTGCTCGAGCATGTGTGGATTAATCTGATCACGAATGCAGTGAAATTTTCCAGTGAAGAAGGCCGGGTCGACATTGCCGGTGAACAGAAAGGAGCGGAGTTCATTATTCTGGTGAGGGACTTCGGTGAAGGAATCCCGGAACAGGATCTTCCTTATCTGTTTGACCGCTTTTATAAAGGGACCCGGTCGCCATCTGCACAAAAAGGAGGAAGCGGACTGGGGCTTGCAATAACGAAACGGATCGTTGACCTCCACGGGGGGACGATTCAAATCAGCAGCACGGTAAACGAAGGTACCGAAGTGGAAGTCAGGCTGTCTGCTCCATCTTTAACCTCTTGA
- a CDS encoding FMN-dependent NADH-azoreductase: MAKVLFVKANNRPIEQAVSVKLYKSFADSYKKANPQDEITEIDLFEENLPYYGNDKITAMFKKGQGMELTAEEEKDAAFVESYLNPFLEADKVVFAFPLWNFTVPAALHTYMDYLAQGGKTFRYTAEGPEGLLGGKKVALLNARGGVYSEGPAQSAEMAVNYMSNMLGFWGIEDITKVIVEGHNQFPEQTDEIIAQGVQKAADAAKEF; the protein is encoded by the coding sequence ATGGCAAAAGTACTTTTCGTAAAAGCAAACAACCGTCCAATCGAGCAGGCAGTCAGCGTAAAGCTGTACAAGTCTTTCGCGGACAGCTATAAAAAGGCAAACCCGCAGGACGAGATCACGGAAATCGACCTTTTTGAGGAAAACCTGCCTTACTACGGCAATGATAAAATCACAGCTATGTTCAAAAAAGGCCAGGGCATGGAGCTTACAGCTGAAGAAGAGAAAGACGCGGCATTCGTGGAAAGCTATCTGAACCCGTTCCTCGAGGCGGACAAAGTCGTCTTTGCGTTCCCGCTCTGGAACTTCACGGTACCAGCTGCACTCCACACGTATATGGACTACCTTGCACAGGGAGGCAAGACGTTCCGCTACACAGCTGAAGGTCCTGAAGGTCTCCTTGGCGGCAAAAAAGTGGCACTCCTTAACGCACGCGGCGGCGTCTACTCAGAAGGACCGGCCCAGTCAGCCGAAATGGCCGTAAACTACATGAGCAACATGCTCGGGTTCTGGGGCATCGAAGACATCACTAAAGTGATTGTTGAAGGCCACAACCAGTTCCCTGAGCAGACTGACGAAATCATCGCCCAGGGCGTGCAGAAAGCAGCCGACGCGGCGAAGGAATTCTAA
- a CDS encoding response regulator transcription factor, which translates to MRKPAILVVDDDSHIRRLMKVYLESSGYTVTEAADGQQALRLLEQERVDLAVVDVMMPYADGYAVTEEIRSWLEIPVILVTAKGESKDKIKGFEAGTDDYLVKPFDPVELVLRVKALLKRYKSETSRIIHAGSLLIDLEQFTATADGKTAELKRKESELLGMLAGSAGKILTRAQLIEKIWGYDYEGDERTVDVHVKRVREKLARIDGPKIETVRGLGYRLEKPDD; encoded by the coding sequence ATGAGAAAACCGGCTATCCTGGTAGTTGATGATGATTCCCATATCCGAAGACTGATGAAGGTCTACCTTGAAAGCAGCGGTTATACAGTGACAGAGGCGGCGGATGGACAGCAAGCCCTTCGTCTTCTCGAACAGGAGCGCGTGGATCTTGCGGTTGTGGATGTGATGATGCCGTATGCAGACGGCTACGCTGTCACAGAGGAAATTCGCTCCTGGCTGGAGATTCCCGTCATTCTTGTGACCGCAAAAGGCGAGTCGAAAGATAAAATAAAAGGTTTTGAAGCCGGGACGGACGATTATCTCGTAAAACCGTTTGATCCCGTTGAACTTGTACTGCGAGTGAAGGCGCTGCTGAAACGATACAAATCAGAAACAAGCCGTATTATCCATGCCGGCAGCCTCCTCATAGATCTGGAGCAGTTCACGGCAACTGCTGATGGAAAAACAGCAGAGTTGAAGCGAAAGGAAAGTGAACTTCTCGGTATGCTTGCAGGTTCAGCCGGGAAAATTCTGACTCGTGCTCAATTAATAGAAAAGATCTGGGGTTATGACTATGAAGGAGATGAACGGACGGTGGACGTGCACGTGAAGCGGGTGAGAGAAAAACTTGCACGGATTGATGGTCCTAAAATTGAGACCGTCCGCGGACTCGGATACCGACTGGAGAAACCGGATGATTAA
- a CDS encoding MFS transporter produces MQATWKLKGMLFFIHSAMTILVSYLPVYFQHLGLTGSQIGILLAVGPLAAIMSQPFWGFMSDKWQTVKRVLLSCLIGGLITGFVVFQMTAFLWIMLLLFIFFAFMAPAGGLGDSLAQKVSQQRGVSFGSIRMWGSLGFGTSSLLSGFLLARFGIENIYYLYAFLLIIAIFFCTRAPDSEPARKKASLKSALKLGANPLLGFFLLMIFFISLTHRVNDSFLGLYIVELGGSESIIGTAWFIGVITEAVVFGMSAYWLRRFHPLTFISIAAFIYVIRWLLMVLANSPADVLFIQVLHGLAFGLFYLTAFQFIARLVPEELESTGHLLFISVFFGVSGVIGSLAGGVIIDSFDFRTLYQAMFYFAIAGLGASFIYRRFYFRSDQGKKELKKIADGLEQ; encoded by the coding sequence ATGCAGGCAACCTGGAAATTAAAAGGGATGTTATTCTTTATACATTCGGCAATGACGATTCTCGTAAGTTACCTTCCGGTTTATTTTCAACACCTGGGACTTACGGGATCACAGATTGGAATTCTCTTGGCAGTAGGGCCGCTTGCAGCGATCATGTCCCAGCCGTTCTGGGGATTTATGAGTGATAAATGGCAAACTGTGAAGCGGGTTTTGCTGAGCTGCCTTATCGGAGGATTAATTACCGGCTTTGTCGTCTTTCAGATGACCGCATTTCTGTGGATCATGCTGCTTTTATTTATCTTCTTTGCTTTTATGGCCCCGGCTGGAGGGCTTGGCGACAGCCTCGCCCAAAAAGTATCCCAGCAGCGTGGGGTTTCTTTTGGAAGTATCAGGATGTGGGGGTCCCTCGGTTTTGGTACATCTTCTCTTCTCTCCGGTTTTCTTCTAGCGAGATTCGGGATCGAAAATATTTATTATCTTTATGCTTTTTTACTTATAATAGCTATATTTTTCTGTACCAGGGCGCCGGATAGTGAACCGGCCAGAAAGAAGGCAAGTCTTAAGAGTGCGTTAAAGCTGGGGGCCAATCCTTTACTGGGTTTCTTTCTGCTTATGATTTTTTTTATAAGCCTGACTCACCGGGTGAATGACTCTTTTCTCGGACTTTACATCGTGGAGCTGGGAGGAAGCGAATCCATTATTGGAACGGCATGGTTTATCGGTGTCATAACGGAAGCGGTCGTCTTTGGAATGAGTGCTTACTGGCTGCGCCGTTTTCACCCGCTTACTTTTATCAGCATCGCCGCTTTCATCTATGTGATAAGGTGGCTGCTGATGGTGCTGGCAAACAGCCCGGCAGATGTCCTGTTTATTCAGGTGCTGCACGGTCTCGCTTTTGGACTTTTTTATTTAACGGCCTTCCAGTTTATCGCGCGGCTCGTGCCAGAAGAGCTGGAATCAACGGGCCATCTGCTTTTTATAAGCGTGTTCTTTGGAGTATCCGGAGTGATTGGCTCTCTTGCAGGGGGCGTGATTATTGATTCCTTTGATTTCAGAACCCTGTATCAGGCCATGTTTTATTTTGCGATTGCCGGTTTAGGTGCTTCGTTTATTTACCGCCGTTTTTATTTCCGAAGCGATCAGGGTAAAAAAGAGCTAAAGAAAATAGCAGACGGGTTGGAGCAGTAA